From one Coffea eugenioides isolate CCC68of chromosome 11, Ceug_1.0, whole genome shotgun sequence genomic stretch:
- the LOC113753605 gene encoding protein ALP1-like: MDKEGDEQKTKKRKVVVANYMVTVATLVVWWHEKHIVKEPYLDFKVAREIYLRRLYYGNNRVCVEQLRLNKHCFTVLCTNLREHCGLRDTRNITVEEAVAMFLYVLAHNFKNRTVNFNFIRSGETVSRYFNIVLCAIIKLGRHYLIQPETEMEGYEHEKWEWFQDCLGALDGTYVKVHVLLRDQGRYRNRKNEIATNVLGVCSRDMRFTYVLPGWEGSAADSRVLRDALVRSDPLIVPKGKYFLVDAGYANSSGFLAPYRGVRYHLSEWSASGRKPQNFKELFNLRHSIARNVIERTFGLFKKRWAILRDASFFDVKTHVMIINACAILHNLIRVEQPNDPYLDEVDAEMRRVQHEVDDEDEMEDEDEENGMEDDGPNNDGGVNAVNENRIRTVQPTSEWTQFRNALARAMFIDYQIRQGHHGS, encoded by the exons ATGGATAAGGAAGGAGACgagcaaaaaacaaaaaagagaaaagtggtagttGCAAATTATATGGTAACAGTAGCCACATTAGTAGTTTGGTGGCATGAGAAACATATAGTAAAGGAGCCTTACTTGGACTTTAAAGTAGCACGTGAAATATATCTAAGGCGTCTTTACTATGGAAACAATAGAGTTTGTGTAGAGCAACTTAGACTCAATAAACATTGTTTTACTGTTTTATGTACAAATTTAAGAGAGCATTGTGGGTTGAGGGATACTAGAAATATTACTGTTGAAGAAGCAGTTGCAATGTTTCTCTATGTTCTTGCTCATAACTTTAAGAATCGCACTGTCAATTTTAATTTCATAAGATCAGGTGAGACAGTTAGTCGATACTTTAATATAGTTCTATGTGCTATCATAAAATTGGGGAGACACTATCTTATCCAGCCTGAAACGGAAATGGAAGGTTACGAGCATGAAAAGTGGGAATGGTTTCAG GATTGTCTTGGAGCGTTAGACGGTACTTATGTTAAAGTACATGTTCTTCTTAGAGATCAAGGAAGATATAGGAATAGGAAGAATGAGATAGCAACAAATGTTTTAGGTGTATGCTCCCGTGACATGAGATTTACATATGTATTGCCTGGATGGGAAGGTTCTGCAGCAGATAGTAGAGTTCTACGGGATGCGTTAGTTAGATCAGATCCATTAATTGTTCCCAAGG GCAAGTACTTTCTTGTTGATGCGGGTTATGCAAATAGCTCCGGTTTCTTAGCTCCATATAGGGGAGTTAGATATCATCTTAGCGAGTGGTCTGCTAGTGGGAGGAAGCCTCAAAATTTTAAAGAGTTATTCAACCTTCGACATTCAATTGCTCGAAATGTGATTGAAAGGACATTTGGTTTGTTCAAGAAGCGGTGGGCCATTTTGAGAGATGCATCTTTTTTTGATGTTAAGACTCATGTCATGATAATTAATGCATGTGCCATCCTTCATAATCTTATTCGAGTAGAACAACCAAATGACCCTTACTTGGATGAAGTTGATGCTGAGATGCGAAGAGTACAACATGAggttgatgatgaagatgaaatggAAGATGAAGATGAGGAAAATGGAATGGAAGATGATGGTCCAAATAATGATGGTGGTGTAAATGCTGTTAACGAGAATCGAATTCGAACGGTACAACCAACTAGCGAGTGGACACAATTTAGGAATGCTTTAGCACGAGCAATGTTTATTGACTATCAAATTAGACAAGGCCATCATGGAAGTTGA